Proteins found in one Neomonachus schauinslandi chromosome 1, ASM220157v2, whole genome shotgun sequence genomic segment:
- the LOC123324838 gene encoding LOW QUALITY PROTEIN: calcium load-activated calcium channel-like (The sequence of the model RefSeq protein was modified relative to this genomic sequence to represent the inferred CDS: inserted 1 base in 1 codon), producing MSTMFADILLIVFISVCTALLAEGITWVLVYRTDKYKRLKAEVEKQSKKLEKRGAWKKETITESAGQQQKKKIERQEEKLKNNNRDLSMVRMKSMFAIGFCFTALMGMFNSIFDGRVVAKLPFTPXSYIQGLSHQNLLGDDTTDCSFIFLYIFCTMSIRQNVQKILGLAPSRAATKQAGGFLGPPPPSGKFS from the exons ATGAGCACCATGTTCGCAGACATACTGCTCATCGTTTTTATCTCCGTGTGCACGGCTCTTCTTGCTGAGGGTATAACCTGGGTCTTGGTTTACAGGACAGACAAGTACAAGAGACTGAAAGCGGAGGTggaaaaacagagtaaaaaactggaaaagaggggcgcctgg aagaaggaaacaatAACAGAGTCAGCTggtcaacaacaaaaaaagaaaatagagaggcaagaagagaaactgaaaaataacaaCAGAGACCTATCCATGGTCCGAATGAAATCCATGTTTGCAATTGGCTTTTGTTTTACTGCCCTAATGGGAATGTTCAATTCCATATTTGATGGTAGAGTGGTGGCAAAGCTCCCTTTCACCC TTTCCTATATCCAAGGACTGTCTCATCAAAACCTGCTAGGGGATGACACCACAGActgttccttcatttttctgtatattttctgtacCATGTCAATTCGACAGAACGTCCAGAAGATTCTTGGTCTTGCCCCTTCACGAGCTGCCACTAAGCAGGCAGGTGGATTTCTTGGTCCTCCACCTCCTTCTGGGAAGTTCTCTTGA